The following coding sequences are from one Desulfosporosinus orientis DSM 765 window:
- a CDS encoding FGGY-family carbohydrate kinase, which produces MCEETLLAIDVGTQSVRALAFDLKGKLIDHAQIVYSVPYHSPHSGWAEQDPNFYWESLAECCHKLWNGGKVAAESIAAAALTTQRGTVINLDHSGKPLRPAILWLDQRRAKKLPNLGPIWKMIFNVSRLSKTLYALQSEAEINWLRENEPEILARTVHFLFLSGYLSYKLTGEFVDSIGCMVGYVPFDYRRQTWPSPNHWKWKAIPVKADLFPQLVPPGSKMGCISVEAAALTGLPKGLPLIAGASDKACEVLGSGCLEPHQGCIGFGTTATIGVNFKHYVEPIPLVPPYPSANPGAYNLEVQTFRGFWMVSWFKEQFALKEQEIAQKRGVSTESLLEEMVAKVPPGSLGLILQPYWSPGLRYPGPEAKGCIIGFGGVHKREHIYRALLEGLVYSMREGRERIEKRSKVPITELSVCGGGSKSDQVMQITADVFNLPVRRSKVIEASGLGAAILAAVGSGLYSDIETAAREMTCVGTVFEPNPKSVKIYDELFKKVYSKTYRRLRPLYRVIQSVTGYPEISGKIG; this is translated from the coding sequence ATGTGTGAAGAAACTCTTTTAGCTATAGATGTAGGGACCCAAAGCGTTCGGGCTTTAGCCTTTGATCTAAAGGGCAAGCTGATCGACCATGCTCAAATCGTCTATTCTGTACCCTATCATTCACCACATTCGGGGTGGGCTGAACAAGATCCCAACTTCTACTGGGAGAGTTTAGCAGAATGCTGCCATAAATTATGGAACGGAGGGAAAGTCGCCGCAGAATCTATTGCGGCAGCTGCGCTCACTACTCAGCGCGGTACTGTAATAAACCTCGATCACAGTGGTAAGCCGCTCCGTCCTGCTATTCTCTGGCTCGATCAAAGGCGAGCCAAAAAGCTGCCAAACCTGGGGCCAATATGGAAAATGATTTTTAATGTTTCTCGACTTAGTAAGACCCTGTATGCCCTGCAGTCTGAGGCTGAGATCAATTGGTTAAGGGAAAACGAGCCTGAAATTCTGGCAAGAACTGTACATTTTCTTTTCCTATCGGGCTATCTTAGTTATAAATTAACGGGAGAATTTGTAGATTCAATAGGATGTATGGTCGGTTATGTTCCGTTCGATTATCGCAGACAGACTTGGCCATCACCCAACCACTGGAAGTGGAAGGCTATTCCGGTCAAGGCTGATCTTTTTCCACAATTGGTGCCCCCTGGAAGCAAAATGGGGTGTATTTCAGTTGAAGCTGCTGCACTTACAGGGTTACCAAAAGGATTACCTCTCATTGCTGGTGCTTCAGATAAAGCCTGCGAGGTGCTTGGATCTGGTTGCCTTGAACCGCATCAAGGGTGTATTGGTTTTGGTACTACTGCCACAATAGGTGTTAATTTTAAACATTATGTTGAGCCTATTCCCTTAGTCCCACCTTATCCCAGCGCTAATCCAGGTGCCTACAACTTGGAAGTGCAAACTTTTCGAGGTTTTTGGATGGTTTCATGGTTTAAAGAACAGTTTGCCTTAAAAGAGCAGGAAATTGCTCAGAAAAGGGGAGTTTCTACAGAATCGTTGCTGGAAGAGATGGTAGCCAAAGTTCCCCCAGGCTCTCTGGGTCTGATTTTGCAACCCTATTGGTCTCCCGGTCTTAGATATCCAGGGCCAGAAGCTAAGGGGTGCATCATCGGCTTCGGCGGGGTACATAAGAGAGAACATATTTACCGTGCACTGTTAGAGGGATTAGTTTACTCTATGCGTGAAGGAAGAGAACGCATAGAAAAACGCAGCAAAGTACCAATCACAGAACTCTCTGTGTGCGGCGGAGGTTCGAAAAGTGATCAGGTGATGCAGATCACTGCAGATGTATTTAATCTCCCTGTACGTAGGTCTAAAGTGATTGAAGCTTCTGGTCTCGGAGCAGCAATTTTAGCCGCAGTGGGTTCGGGGCTCTATTCAGATATTGAGACCGCAGCTCGGGAAATGACGTGCGTAGGAACCGTGTTTGAACCTAATCCAAAATCCGTCAAGATCTATGACGAATTGTTTAAGAAGGTCTATTCAAAAACATACCGGAGGCTGCGTCCATTATACAGGGTAATTCAATCCGTTACCGGGTACCCCGAAATTTCTGGAAAGATCGGCTAA
- a CDS encoding C4-dicarboxylate ABC transporter: MNIPVSTNKFPELIKNFSPAWFAAVMGTGIFAVTSKYYAYYWLWLNNAAVFLWIINIIFFLVLIVPWTLRWLIFYDHALKDLKDPVKGQFYATLPIACLVMAADFLLLGSDYIGASLVMKIAQGLWIAGVVLSLGTAFIIPILNVLNKLTIEDINPAWFMPPVSLIVVPTAGAKLIPYWPQAFQRSLLILNYVSWGSGFFLFMLIAVICIYRFFVAPPLPGSLIPTIWIYLGPIGAGTMSILNLGSVSAPFLGSMVTPVLNLFALLYWCFGFWWLITAGVITIIYIHKKNLPYALSWWAFTFPLGAYTGATYLISIIVQSEAVRLFGFLCYWLLAFCWLMVFSHTIIHIIGPGTKGTIMSGDDTLQGRVSPKTQS; the protein is encoded by the coding sequence ATGAATATACCAGTCTCAACAAATAAATTTCCGGAGTTAATCAAAAATTTTTCTCCTGCTTGGTTTGCCGCCGTTATGGGAACGGGAATCTTCGCTGTCACTAGTAAATACTATGCCTATTATTGGTTATGGCTGAACAACGCTGCAGTATTTCTATGGATCATCAATATCATTTTCTTTCTCGTCCTTATTGTCCCCTGGACCCTGCGCTGGTTAATATTTTACGACCACGCACTCAAAGATCTCAAGGACCCTGTTAAAGGGCAATTTTACGCAACCCTGCCCATTGCCTGCCTCGTCATGGCTGCAGATTTTCTTTTGCTGGGATCAGATTATATTGGAGCATCTTTAGTGATGAAAATCGCACAAGGTTTATGGATTGCCGGAGTAGTTCTATCTCTGGGCACAGCGTTTATTATTCCGATTCTTAATGTCTTAAATAAACTAACTATTGAAGATATTAATCCGGCATGGTTTATGCCCCCAGTTAGTTTAATTGTGGTCCCTACAGCCGGCGCCAAACTAATTCCGTACTGGCCACAGGCCTTTCAAAGATCATTGCTTATACTTAATTATGTATCTTGGGGTTCGGGTTTTTTTCTTTTTATGTTGATAGCGGTCATTTGCATCTATCGTTTTTTCGTGGCTCCTCCCCTGCCAGGTTCTTTAATCCCAACCATCTGGATTTATCTAGGTCCAATCGGTGCGGGAACCATGTCCATTCTAAACCTAGGGTCCGTTAGTGCACCCTTTCTGGGCAGTATGGTAACGCCCGTTCTTAATCTGTTCGCTTTGCTTTACTGGTGCTTCGGTTTTTGGTGGCTTATTACCGCTGGTGTGATTACTATTATCTACATCCATAAAAAGAACCTGCCCTACGCTTTATCATGGTGGGCATTTACCTTTCCCCTCGGAGCTTATACAGGTGCCACCTATCTAATTTCCATTATTGTTCAGTCCGAGGCCGTCAGGCTCTTTGGTTTTCTTTGTTACTGGTTGCTGGCTTTTTGCTGGTTGATGGTATTTAGTCATACTATTATTCATATCATCGGCCCGGGAACGAAAGGCACGATAATGTCCGGTGACGATACTCTCCAGGGGAGAGTATCGCCGAAGACACAGAGCTAA
- a CDS encoding GntR family transcriptional regulator produces the protein MEEEFKSPIRSSDLVENMLIRAVLQGEYPPGSELPPERDLAAKLGVGRPTLREVIQRLERDGWFTVRKGQHTLVNDFWREGNLNTLVNIVQSSEEVPEDFIINLLEVRSVLAPAYVKDAVHSCPAKVVAALTEIDELKDAAEVFALFDWQLQIKLVYLAKNPIYRLMLNSFGAIYVQAARRYFMIRENRQLSRQFYQDLLAAAMASDYQKSERVTKEVMEAVLRNYKNQVSRRRMLEEGFDNETMERMGR, from the coding sequence ATGGAAGAAGAATTTAAGTCACCAATACGCTCATCGGATCTTGTAGAAAACATGTTAATTAGAGCAGTTCTTCAAGGAGAGTATCCACCAGGGAGTGAACTTCCTCCCGAACGTGACCTAGCAGCAAAGCTGGGAGTTGGACGCCCAACTTTGCGTGAGGTTATTCAACGTCTGGAGAGGGACGGGTGGTTTACTGTCCGCAAGGGCCAGCATACGCTGGTAAATGATTTCTGGCGTGAAGGTAATCTGAACACATTAGTAAATATAGTGCAAAGTTCCGAAGAAGTACCTGAAGATTTTATAATAAACTTGCTGGAGGTAAGGTCAGTTCTCGCCCCAGCCTACGTTAAAGATGCTGTACATAGTTGTCCGGCTAAGGTAGTGGCTGCACTTACTGAGATTGATGAACTTAAAGATGCAGCCGAAGTATTTGCCTTATTTGATTGGCAATTACAAATAAAGTTAGTATATCTGGCCAAAAATCCAATTTATCGTCTTATGTTAAATAGTTTTGGTGCCATATATGTTCAAGCTGCTAGGCGCTACTTCATGATAAGGGAAAATCGTCAATTATCACGACAATTTTATCAGGACCTCTTGGCTGCGGCTATGGCATCAGATTATCAAAAGTCTGAAAGGGTGACAAAGGAGGTTATGGAAGCAGTTCTTCGCAACTATAAGAATCAGGTAAGTAGGAGGAGAATGCTAGAGGAGGGGTTTGATAATGAGACGATGGAACGGATGGGGAGATGA
- a CDS encoding FAD-binding oxidoreductase: protein MRRWNGWGDDTVDFEVPQAASKYLAKLIGPAAPPNIISLEEMMAMVPASRLPMHPLLNTDPEERIRHCFGQSMSDWIYFRGGLVPIFPDGVAFPESDKDVREILGFAKEIAARVIPYGGGTSVVGHLTVPKGEQSVITVDMRRMNKLLELDKQGCLATFQAGVRGPDLEAALRAEGFTLGHYPQSFELSTLGGWVVTRSAGHFSMGYGRIERLFVGGEMETPVGTVKIPAFPASAAGPDLRELIMGSEGRLGIVTKCTVKVTALPEAEIFSAAFFPGREESVTAARALAQAGIPLSMIRLSLPEETSTTLSLKDGWQMDLLYRWLAWHGIKEQRTMLLYGAAGTRKKVNWALRRVKEIIKKHHGVYVGTSVGKHWYKSRFKLPYIRNNLWDLGYAVDTLETAVPWNQVPVTRKAIEEGLRNALIGVNEKVHVFTHLSHVYPHGTSLYITYIFRLADSPSETMLRWQTLKKAASEAIVRTGATITHQHGVGIDHQPYLAAEKGALGMEMISSLCHTLDPEGMMNPGKLVK, encoded by the coding sequence ATGAGACGATGGAACGGATGGGGAGATGATACCGTTGATTTTGAGGTTCCCCAAGCAGCGAGTAAGTATTTGGCAAAGCTAATAGGCCCTGCTGCACCACCCAATATTATTTCTTTAGAAGAAATGATGGCGATGGTACCGGCATCACGTCTGCCTATGCATCCGCTGTTAAATACTGACCCGGAAGAACGTATACGCCATTGTTTCGGTCAGAGTATGTCAGATTGGATATATTTCCGAGGCGGTTTGGTGCCCATTTTTCCTGATGGAGTAGCTTTTCCGGAATCTGATAAAGATGTCCGTGAGATACTGGGTTTTGCCAAAGAAATTGCAGCCCGGGTGATTCCCTACGGGGGGGGAACCAGTGTTGTTGGTCATCTGACTGTGCCTAAGGGCGAGCAGTCCGTTATTACGGTTGACATGAGGCGAATGAACAAGCTATTGGAACTTGATAAACAAGGATGTCTGGCTACATTTCAAGCAGGAGTACGGGGACCTGACTTAGAGGCTGCTTTAAGGGCAGAGGGATTTACTTTAGGCCACTATCCGCAGTCCTTTGAATTATCGACTTTAGGTGGGTGGGTGGTTACTCGTTCTGCCGGACATTTTTCCATGGGATATGGGAGAATAGAACGTTTATTTGTTGGAGGTGAGATGGAGACTCCGGTTGGTACAGTTAAGATACCAGCTTTTCCGGCTTCCGCTGCTGGACCTGACTTGCGGGAATTGATTATGGGTTCTGAGGGTAGATTGGGAATTGTTACAAAATGCACTGTCAAGGTGACAGCGTTACCAGAGGCAGAAATTTTCTCCGCTGCTTTTTTCCCAGGCAGGGAAGAAAGCGTCACCGCAGCGCGGGCACTGGCCCAAGCTGGAATTCCCCTTTCGATGATAAGACTGAGCTTACCTGAGGAGACGTCGACAACTCTGAGTCTCAAGGATGGGTGGCAAATGGACCTGTTGTATCGCTGGCTGGCTTGGCATGGTATTAAAGAACAAAGAACTATGCTTTTATATGGAGCTGCGGGTACCCGGAAAAAGGTTAACTGGGCATTACGCAGGGTTAAGGAAATTATCAAGAAACACCACGGAGTCTATGTTGGTACATCGGTTGGTAAACACTGGTACAAAAGCCGTTTTAAGCTGCCCTATATACGTAATAATCTGTGGGATCTGGGCTATGCAGTTGATACGCTGGAAACGGCTGTTCCCTGGAACCAGGTCCCTGTAACTAGGAAAGCAATTGAAGAGGGCTTGCGTAATGCACTAATCGGAGTAAATGAGAAAGTTCATGTATTTACACATCTCTCTCATGTCTATCCTCATGGTACAAGTCTCTATATTACGTACATATTCAGGCTGGCAGATTCCCCGTCTGAGACTATGTTACGCTGGCAAACCTTAAAAAAGGCAGCCAGTGAAGCAATAGTACGAACGGGGGCAACTATTACTCACCAGCATGGTGTCGGAATTGATCATCAACCCTATTTAGCCGCTGAAAAAGGAGCGCTGGGGATGGAGATGATTTCTTCTCTGTGCCATACTCTAGATCCCGAGGGCATGATGAATCCCGGAAAATTGGTCAAATAA
- a CDS encoding glycerol-3-phosphate dehydrogenase/oxidase, translating into MKRDQILAELKKPWDIIVVGGGITGAGVFREGARAGLRCLLLEQRDFAWGTSSRSGKMVHGGLRYLGQGQVKTTWHSVREREKLLRDYKGMVESMGFLIPFYENDRLTPYLLGAGLTVYDLMAFRYDHSQLDAVNFGMQVPAMDSHGLTGGVRFRDARTDDARLVLRVIQEGESLGGAALNYVKVEEVCKDKTGRVQGVTLRDEVSKKNLEVRGQLVINATGVWADELRSQVGRSPRMRRLRGSHLIFPSWRFPLAQALSFFHPADKRSVYVLPWEGITLVGTTDVDHEYSLAEEPHISYREGKYLLEGVRKNFPSLNLTAKDIIATFSGVRPVINTGKTNPSKESRDHVIWNDNGLVTVTGGKMTTFSLLARETLAKVREYIPTTGTGERKSQQVSKGTERPMEAAFQRIAGRYGDDNGTIMLQQANEREREVIPGTNILWTELRWAARHEGVVHLEDLLLRRVRLGLLVSNGGAELMQRIREIVQPELGWNDQQWEHEESHYLELWQSAYSPGLINI; encoded by the coding sequence GTGAAACGTGATCAGATCTTGGCGGAACTGAAAAAACCATGGGATATTATTGTAGTGGGGGGAGGAATAACCGGAGCTGGGGTTTTTCGTGAGGGGGCGCGGGCAGGCCTCCGCTGTCTGCTTTTGGAACAACGTGATTTTGCCTGGGGTACTTCCAGCCGGTCGGGTAAAATGGTTCATGGTGGTTTGCGTTATTTAGGGCAGGGTCAAGTCAAGACGACTTGGCATTCTGTTAGGGAAAGGGAAAAGTTGTTGCGGGATTATAAGGGGATGGTCGAGTCGATGGGGTTTCTTATCCCTTTCTATGAGAATGACCGCTTAACCCCCTATTTGCTAGGTGCGGGTCTGACCGTGTATGATCTTATGGCTTTTCGATATGACCACAGTCAATTAGATGCCGTGAATTTTGGCATGCAGGTCCCCGCGATGGACAGTCATGGCTTAACTGGGGGAGTTCGTTTTCGAGACGCCCGTACGGATGATGCCCGGTTGGTGCTGCGGGTAATTCAAGAAGGCGAAAGCTTAGGAGGCGCAGCCCTTAATTACGTTAAGGTAGAAGAAGTATGCAAGGACAAGACTGGTCGAGTGCAAGGTGTAACCCTGAGAGATGAAGTAAGCAAAAAAAACTTAGAAGTTCGGGGACAACTGGTGATAAACGCAACCGGCGTTTGGGCGGATGAATTGCGTTCTCAGGTGGGCAGATCTCCGCGCATGCGCCGGCTGAGGGGAAGTCATTTAATATTCCCCAGCTGGCGTTTTCCTTTGGCTCAGGCACTGAGCTTCTTCCATCCTGCTGATAAACGGTCGGTCTATGTACTTCCCTGGGAAGGGATCACCCTGGTTGGTACTACTGATGTTGACCATGAATATTCCCTTGCTGAGGAACCGCACATCAGTTATCGTGAAGGGAAATACCTATTAGAAGGGGTTAGGAAAAACTTCCCGTCTCTTAACCTGACAGCCAAGGATATTATAGCCACCTTTTCTGGGGTACGTCCTGTAATAAACACCGGTAAGACTAATCCTTCTAAAGAATCCCGTGACCATGTCATCTGGAATGATAATGGTTTGGTGACGGTAACCGGCGGAAAAATGACTACCTTCAGTTTACTGGCCAGAGAAACCTTGGCAAAGGTACGGGAGTATATACCCACAACAGGAACTGGTGAGAGAAAAAGTCAACAAGTGTCAAAGGGAACTGAACGCCCTATGGAAGCTGCTTTTCAACGGATAGCTGGTCGATATGGTGATGATAATGGGACGATCATGCTGCAACAGGCGAATGAGAGAGAGCGGGAAGTTATCCCGGGTACCAATATTCTGTGGACCGAGTTGCGCTGGGCAGCCCGCCATGAGGGAGTCGTTCACTTAGAGGACCTCTTATTACGCCGGGTACGCTTGGGTTTATTGGTATCGAACGGAGGGGCTGAATTGATGCAGCGCATCCGTGAAATCGTACAGCCAGAACTAGGCTGGAATGATCAACAGTGGGAACATGAAGAAAGCCATTATTTAGAACTTTGGCAGAGCGCCTATAGCCCTGGTCTAATTAACATCTGA
- a CDS encoding phospholipase D family protein: protein MPSLDELREKWFLDFNNPVQSFPPVARHPGSQIQAYTDGNLVTPLIDGKNYMDEWRDAAQELEAKPAGELYHSAYVLNRVLPKGAEYFDAFQTLKSVESSGKPVRIAISGHASDYVGNKLAQSILNDEGIPLIAMDFRYPSSGSNHMKFTCYKNPDQPKALLGSIDITFNRWDKPSHEGIDPERPDGASATHDAGVMIEGPAVADLETTFIERWNDNTRSLFMSPVETMPINAALSAPSPAGSHSVQVLRTYGIAPRGLLESYSWSEQGEFTIWAAYLNAIKKASKYIYIEDQYFFPFEWPPCYDRTGKTQESDLFFQLAEAIKRGVKVIVVVPGASEDAGPIRFQQKYQRDMGVYYLKTAKDSAEAKANGGDFVIVCLSKNFSPIYVHSKLMICDDEFVLIGSANFNQRSMTHDGELQVGILDRDNRFAKDLRMQLWGEHMELNMNDPGVLATLEDSQLAYLGFKLSPGRVIQYTPEPLPFDPLRFSSHELLNNKLIDPYAGPSR from the coding sequence ATGCCGTCATTAGATGAACTTCGAGAAAAATGGTTTCTTGATTTTAATAATCCGGTCCAGTCCTTTCCGCCTGTTGCCAGGCATCCCGGCAGCCAAATCCAAGCCTATACTGATGGAAATCTGGTGACCCCGCTGATTGACGGAAAAAACTACATGGATGAGTGGCGTGATGCTGCTCAGGAATTAGAGGCCAAGCCTGCTGGGGAACTATATCACTCTGCTTATGTTCTTAACCGGGTTTTGCCTAAAGGGGCCGAGTATTTTGACGCTTTTCAAACTTTAAAATCCGTAGAGAGTTCCGGTAAACCTGTGCGTATTGCTATTTCCGGCCATGCCAGCGATTATGTCGGTAATAAACTGGCCCAAAGTATCCTTAATGATGAAGGAATACCTCTTATCGCCATGGATTTTCGCTATCCTTCCAGCGGCAGCAATCACATGAAATTCACCTGTTATAAAAATCCGGACCAACCGAAAGCTTTGTTAGGATCCATTGATATTACCTTCAACCGCTGGGATAAACCAAGCCATGAGGGTATTGACCCTGAACGGCCTGACGGAGCAAGTGCTACCCATGATGCCGGCGTTATGATTGAAGGTCCGGCTGTAGCTGATCTTGAAACCACTTTTATCGAAAGGTGGAATGACAATACCCGCTCCCTTTTCATGAGTCCCGTTGAGACTATGCCGATTAATGCCGCTCTATCCGCCCCCTCCCCTGCCGGGTCTCATTCTGTTCAGGTTCTGAGAACTTATGGTATTGCGCCCAGAGGTTTGCTTGAGAGCTATTCCTGGTCTGAACAAGGTGAATTTACCATCTGGGCTGCCTATCTCAATGCCATAAAAAAGGCCTCAAAATACATTTACATAGAGGACCAGTATTTCTTTCCTTTTGAATGGCCGCCTTGTTATGACCGTACCGGCAAAACTCAAGAAAGCGACTTGTTTTTCCAGCTGGCGGAGGCAATTAAAAGAGGGGTGAAAGTGATTGTCGTCGTACCCGGCGCTAGCGAAGATGCAGGACCTATCCGGTTCCAGCAAAAGTATCAACGGGATATGGGAGTGTACTATTTGAAAACGGCCAAGGATTCTGCTGAAGCTAAGGCTAATGGGGGTGATTTTGTAATTGTCTGCTTGTCTAAAAATTTTTCCCCGATCTATGTGCATTCCAAACTTATGATCTGTGATGATGAGTTTGTTCTGATTGGCTCAGCGAACTTCAACCAGCGCAGCATGACTCATGACGGGGAACTGCAAGTCGGGATTCTTGATCGGGATAATCGTTTCGCCAAAGATTTGCGCATGCAGCTTTGGGGTGAACATATGGAGCTGAATATGAACGATCCGGGGGTCCTGGCGACTTTAGAGGACTCTCAGCTAGCTTATCTGGGCTTTAAGCTCTCCCCGGGCAGGGTCATCCAATATACGCCAGAACCTTTGCCTTTTGATCCCCTTCGCTTTAGCAGCCATGAACTGCTTAACAACAAACTTATTGACCCCTACGCCGGGCCAAGCCGATGA
- a CDS encoding PocR ligand-binding domain-containing protein gives MEMTNLESSQIVHLRQNFETIQPVLDNFSTLHQLWLKFVSCTGDYILTPKSKTQNNFCSLIRSHPEGLQRCRTSVQQCTHLDPDQAHLFPCHAGLYILAIPLHGEQEFLGAFATGEIRINNMMTESSNILKRVRDLDLNKVKLLQFYEQMPIRKREEMMILGKSLHAISNNFLKLGISCGNALITHNHPAKRASSKTESSLKDYSLSRSNPLVQQAVDYILQNYGQQLTLEEVARQVHLSPAYFSCLFSKEQKQTFSNFLITTRLEKAKELLQQNPFVSISEISQQIGYKDANYFSRVFKEMTGIPPGLYRKSILKNESQQT, from the coding sequence ATGGAGATGACGAACTTGGAGTCAAGTCAAATAGTTCACTTACGCCAAAACTTTGAAACCATCCAACCAGTACTGGACAACTTCAGTACCCTGCATCAGCTTTGGTTAAAATTTGTCAGCTGCACTGGGGACTATATCCTTACGCCTAAATCTAAAACTCAAAACAATTTCTGCAGTCTGATTCGTTCTCACCCTGAAGGTCTGCAGAGATGTAGGACTTCCGTGCAGCAGTGCACACATCTCGACCCAGATCAAGCCCATCTTTTTCCTTGCCACGCAGGCTTGTATATACTCGCAATTCCCCTTCATGGTGAGCAGGAATTTCTTGGAGCCTTCGCGACAGGAGAAATCAGGATTAATAACATGATGACTGAGAGCAGTAACATCTTAAAGAGAGTCCGAGACTTGGATTTGAATAAGGTAAAACTGCTGCAGTTTTATGAACAGATGCCCATCAGAAAACGTGAAGAAATGATGATTCTTGGTAAATCCCTCCATGCTATCAGTAACAATTTTCTAAAATTGGGAATTTCATGCGGTAATGCCCTTATTACCCATAATCATCCAGCTAAAAGAGCCTCCTCCAAAACTGAGTCTTCTTTAAAGGATTATTCGTTATCCCGGTCTAATCCGTTGGTTCAACAAGCAGTAGACTATATTTTGCAAAATTATGGTCAACAACTTACTCTTGAAGAAGTAGCCAGGCAGGTTCATTTGAGCCCAGCATATTTTTCTTGCCTCTTTAGTAAAGAACAGAAACAAACCTTTTCGAACTTCTTAATAACAACCCGGTTAGAAAAAGCCAAGGAACTTCTGCAACAAAATCCTTTCGTATCAATATCTGAGATTTCTCAGCAAATTGGATATAAAGACGCCAACTATTTTTCCAGGGTTTTTAAGGAAATGACGGGTATCCCTCCTGGCCTCTACCGAAAAAGTATATTGAAAAATGAATCTCAGCAAACATAA
- the grdA gene encoding glycine/sarcosine/betaine reductase complex selenoprotein A: MVNGRKVVIIGDRDGIPAQSLEECVRSAGGEVIYSMTHCYVUTSAGAMDQENQARIRALAEKYGDEELIAVLGSADPEMAVIAAATAAGGDLMLIDPFAEAQCGLKAYHIAELKEWINPEVYLRHMQMMEIILDIPKIIREVSSVRERFFPLEVSL, encoded by the coding sequence ATGGTAAATGGAAGAAAAGTTGTTATTATTGGTGACCGGGATGGAATTCCGGCCCAATCTTTAGAGGAGTGTGTCAGGAGTGCCGGCGGCGAAGTCATTTATTCGATGACGCACTGTTATGTTTGAACTTCGGCTGGAGCAATGGATCAAGAAAATCAGGCTCGAATCCGAGCACTTGCTGAAAAGTATGGTGATGAGGAATTGATCGCTGTACTTGGGAGTGCAGATCCGGAGATGGCGGTTATTGCAGCGGCGACGGCAGCAGGCGGTGACCTTATGTTAATTGATCCCTTTGCCGAAGCTCAGTGTGGGCTTAAAGCGTATCATATAGCAGAACTTAAAGAATGGATTAATCCCGAAGTCTATCTCCGTCATATGCAAATGATGGAAATCATCCTCGATATCCCGAAAATTATTCGTGAGGTCTCGTCTGTACGGGAACGATTCTTCCCACTGGAAGTGAGCCTATGA